The following coding sequences lie in one Rhizobium rhododendri genomic window:
- the rplN gene encoding 50S ribosomal protein L14 produces MIQMQTNLDVADNSGARRVMCIKVLGGSKRKYASIGDIIVVSIKEAIPRGRVKKGDVMKAVVVRTAASIRRADGSVIRFDTNAAVLIDNKKEPIGTRIFGPVPRELRAKNHMKIISLAPEVL; encoded by the coding sequence ATGATTCAGATGCAAACAAACCTCGACGTCGCGGATAATTCCGGCGCACGTCGTGTCATGTGCATCAAGGTGCTGGGCGGTTCGAAGCGCAAGTATGCCTCGATTGGCGACATTATCGTCGTCTCGATCAAGGAAGCTATTCCGCGCGGCCGCGTAAAGAAGGGTGACGTGATGAAGGCTGTGGTCGTTCGCACAGCTGCCTCGATCCGCCGTGCGGATGGAAGCGTCATTCGTTTCGATACCAATGCAGCAGTACTTATCGACAACAAGAAAGAGCCGATCGGCACACGTATCTTCGGACCGGTTCCGCGCGAACTTCGCGCTAAGAACCACATGAAGATCATCTCGCTCGCTCCTGAAGTTCTGTAA
- the rplX gene encoding 50S ribosomal protein L24, with translation MQKIRKGDKVVILAGKDKGRTGEVIQVMPKEDRAVVRGVNMVKRHTRQSQSQEAGIINKEASLHLSNIAIVDKDGKPTRVGFQVVDGKKVRVAKRSGDVIDG, from the coding sequence ATGCAAAAGATCCGCAAGGGCGACAAGGTCGTCATTCTGGCTGGTAAGGACAAGGGTCGTACCGGCGAAGTCATTCAAGTGATGCCGAAGGAAGACCGCGCAGTCGTTCGCGGCGTGAACATGGTAAAGCGCCATACACGCCAGTCGCAGTCGCAGGAAGCCGGCATCATCAACAAGGAAGCCTCGCTTCACCTGTCCAACATCGCGATTGTCGACAAGGACGGCAAGCCGACCCGCGTCGGTTTCCAGGTCGTTGATGGTAAGAAGGTCCGCGTGGCCAAGCGTTCGGGAGATGTGATCGATGGCTGA
- the rplE gene encoding 50S ribosomal protein L5 — protein MAEAKYEPRLKTEYVTRIRAALQEQFSYTNEMMIPKLDKIVINMGVGEATADSKKPTIAAADLAAIAGQKPVITFARNSIAGFKVRENMPIGAKVTLRGARMYEFVDRLINIALPRVRDFRGLNPKSFDGRGNFAMGIKEHIVFPEINYDKVDQMWGMDIIVCTTATKDDEARALLTEFNFPFRT, from the coding sequence ATGGCTGAGGCTAAATACGAACCGCGCCTGAAGACGGAATACGTAACCCGTATTCGCGCAGCGCTGCAGGAACAGTTCTCCTACACCAACGAGATGATGATCCCCAAGCTGGACAAGATCGTCATCAACATGGGTGTGGGCGAGGCGACAGCTGACTCCAAGAAGCCGACGATTGCTGCTGCCGACCTGGCCGCAATCGCTGGCCAGAAGCCGGTCATCACTTTCGCGCGCAATTCCATCGCTGGCTTCAAGGTCCGCGAAAATATGCCAATCGGTGCCAAGGTCACGCTCCGTGGCGCCCGCATGTATGAGTTCGTGGATCGCCTGATCAACATCGCGCTTCCGCGCGTTCGCGACTTTCGCGGCCTGAACCCGAAGAGCTTTGACGGTCGTGGCAACTTCGCCATGGGCATCAAGGAACACATTGTGTTCCCAGAGATCAACTACGACAAGGTTGATCAGATGTGGGGCATGGACATCATCGTTTGCACGACGGCGACCAAGGACGACGAAGCTAGGGCTCTGCTCACAGAGTTCAACTTCCCGTTCCGCACGTAA
- the rpsN gene encoding 30S ribosomal protein S14 translates to MAKTSAVEKNKRRRNTVANSAAKRAALKATIMNQSLPIEERFKATLKLASLPRDGSKTRVRNRCEITGRPRAYYRKLRMSRIALREFGNFGKVPGIVKSSW, encoded by the coding sequence ATGGCGAAGACAAGCGCAGTTGAAAAGAACAAGCGCCGCCGCAATACGGTTGCTAACAGTGCCGCAAAGCGTGCCGCGCTGAAGGCAACCATCATGAACCAGTCCCTTCCGATCGAAGAGCGGTTCAAGGCTACCCTGAAGCTCGCATCGCTGCCGCGCGATGGATCCAAGACTCGCGTCCGTAACCGTTGCGAGATCACCGGTCGTCCGCGCGCCTACTACCGCAAGCTGCGCATGTCGCGTATCGCACTGCGTGAATTTGGCAATTTCGGCAAGGTGCCGGGCATTGTCAAGTCGAGCTGGTAA
- the rpsH gene encoding 30S ribosomal protein S8, with protein MTMTDPLGDMLTRIRNGASRRKSSVSTPASKLRARVLDVLQSEGYIRGYSVVDFGNGKSELSIELKYYEGASVIREIGRVSKPGRRVYVSVKSIPQVANGLGITILSTPKGVMADHQAREQNVGGEVLCSVF; from the coding sequence ATGACAATGACAGATCCATTGGGCGATATGCTCACACGCATCCGTAACGGTGCCTCGCGTCGCAAGTCGTCGGTTTCGACGCCTGCTTCCAAGCTCCGTGCACGTGTTCTCGATGTCCTTCAGTCCGAAGGTTACATTCGTGGCTATTCCGTCGTCGATTTCGGCAACGGCAAGTCCGAGCTCAGCATCGAGCTGAAATATTATGAAGGCGCATCGGTCATCCGTGAGATCGGCCGTGTGTCTAAGCCGGGCCGCCGGGTTTATGTCTCGGTCAAGTCCATTCCGCAGGTCGCGAACGGTCTCGGCATCACTATCCTTTCTACTCCGAAGGGCGTGATGGCCGACCACCAGGCTCGTGAACAGAATGTTGGTGGCGAGGTTCTTTGCTCGGTCTTCTAA
- the rplF gene encoding 50S ribosomal protein L6, whose amino-acid sequence MSRIGKKPVQVPAGITATIDGQKVTAKGPKGELFFVANDDIGLKLEDNAIVVTPLNDSKNARSKWGMSRTMVENILVGVKDGYERKLEINGVGYRAALQGKNLQLALGFSHDVIYEPPVGITIAVPKPTEIVVTGINKQQVGQVAAEIREYRGPEPYKGKGVKYAGERIIRKEGKKK is encoded by the coding sequence ATGTCTCGTATCGGCAAGAAGCCCGTTCAGGTGCCTGCAGGAATCACGGCCACGATTGATGGCCAAAAAGTGACTGCTAAGGGCCCCAAGGGTGAACTGTTTTTCGTCGCGAATGACGATATCGGTCTCAAGCTCGAAGATAATGCGATTGTTGTGACGCCGCTCAACGACAGCAAGAATGCTCGCTCAAAGTGGGGGATGTCCCGCACGATGGTCGAAAACATCCTGGTTGGCGTCAAGGACGGTTATGAGCGCAAGCTCGAAATCAACGGCGTTGGTTACCGCGCGGCCCTGCAGGGCAAGAACCTGCAGTTGGCGCTTGGTTTCTCCCACGACGTGATTTATGAACCGCCAGTCGGAATCACAATTGCTGTGCCGAAGCCGACGGAAATCGTCGTCACCGGTATCAACAAGCAGCAGGTCGGCCAGGTGGCCGCAGAAATCCGCGAATACCGTGGCCCCGAGCCTTACAAGGGCAAGGGCGTCAAGTATGCCGGTGAGCGGATCATCCGCAAAGAAGGCAAGAAGAAGTAA
- the rplR gene encoding 50S ribosomal protein L18 — protein MASRKEALARRANRVRRHLKSVANGRPRLSVHRSSKNIYAQVIDDVAGKTLASASTLDKDLRGSLKTGADTAAATLVGKLVAERASKAGVNEVVFDRGAFIYHGRIKALAEAAREGGLTF, from the coding sequence ATGGCTAGCAGGAAAGAAGCACTTGCACGTCGTGCCAACCGCGTGCGTCGTCATCTTAAGTCGGTGGCTAACGGCCGTCCGCGCCTGTCGGTTCATCGCTCTTCGAAGAACATCTACGCCCAGGTCATCGACGATGTGGCCGGCAAGACGCTTGCGTCTGCCTCCACTCTCGACAAGGATCTGCGCGGTTCTCTGAAGACCGGTGCTGACACAGCAGCGGCAACGCTCGTCGGCAAGCTCGTTGCAGAGCGCGCCTCCAAGGCGGGCGTCAACGAGGTCGTGTTCGACCGCGGCGCCTTCATCTATCACGGTCGCATCAAGGCTCTGGCCGAAGCTGCCCGTGAAGGCGGTCTCACCTTCTAA
- the rpsE gene encoding 30S ribosomal protein S5, with protein MAQEKRGSRDDRQNRDERDSEFVDKLVAINRVAKVVKGGRRFGFAALVVVGDQKGRVGFGHGKAREVPEAIRKATEAAKRELIFVPLRDGRTLHHDIHGRHGAGKVLLRSAKAGTGIIAGGPMRAVFETLGVHDVVAKSTGSSNPYNMVRATFDALKQQIHPKDIAAQRGIKYATLQARRIASGNASEE; from the coding sequence ATGGCACAAGAAAAAAGAGGTTCTCGCGACGATCGCCAGAACCGTGACGAGCGCGATAGCGAATTCGTCGACAAGCTGGTCGCGATCAATCGCGTTGCCAAGGTCGTCAAGGGCGGCCGTCGTTTCGGCTTTGCAGCTCTCGTCGTCGTCGGCGACCAGAAGGGCCGCGTTGGCTTCGGTCACGGCAAGGCGCGCGAAGTGCCTGAAGCTATCCGCAAGGCAACGGAAGCCGCCAAGCGCGAGCTGATCTTCGTTCCCCTGCGTGACGGCCGTACGCTGCATCACGACATCCATGGCCGTCATGGCGCCGGCAAGGTTCTGCTGCGCTCTGCCAAGGCTGGTACCGGCATCATCGCCGGTGGTCCGATGCGCGCCGTATTCGAAACGCTCGGCGTTCACGACGTCGTCGCCAAGTCGACCGGTTCGTCGAACCCATACAACATGGTTCGCGCAACGTTCGACGCTCTGAAGCAACAGATCCATCCGAAGGACATCGCAGCTCAGCGCGGCATCAAGTATGCCACTCTGCAGGCTCGTCGTATTGCCTCCGGTAATGCGTCTGAAGAATAA
- the rpmD gene encoding 50S ribosomal protein L30: MAKTTKKTEAKTVTVEQIGSPIRRPDVQEKTLIGLGLNKMHRRRTLEDTPSVRGMIRAVQHLVRVVDEK; this comes from the coding sequence ATGGCCAAGACGACCAAGAAGACCGAAGCAAAGACCGTTACGGTCGAGCAGATCGGTAGCCCAATTCGCCGTCCGGACGTTCAGGAAAAGACTCTGATCGGCCTCGGATTGAACAAGATGCACCGTCGCCGCACTCTGGAGGATACTCCTTCGGTTCGTGGAATGATCCGTGCTGTCCAGCATCTCGTTCGCGTCGTCGACGAGAAGTAA
- the rplO gene encoding 50S ribosomal protein L15 — MKLNEITDNEGSTHSRKRLGRGIGSGKGKTGGRGVKGQKSRSGVAINGFEGGQMPIYRRLPKRGFNNIFKSDYVVVSVARLQAAVDAGKLDAKTTIDAVALKAAGVIRRVKDGVRILSDGEISAKLTLEVAGASKSAVEKIEKAGGSIKLLAAAPVAASE; from the coding sequence ATGAAACTGAATGAAATCACCGACAACGAAGGTTCGACCCACTCCCGCAAGCGCCTCGGCCGCGGTATTGGTTCGGGCAAGGGCAAGACCGGTGGTCGCGGCGTCAAGGGGCAGAAGTCCCGTTCGGGCGTAGCGATCAACGGCTTTGAAGGCGGTCAGATGCCAATCTACCGTCGTCTGCCTAAGCGCGGCTTCAACAACATCTTCAAGTCCGACTACGTCGTCGTATCGGTTGCTCGCCTCCAGGCAGCAGTCGACGCCGGCAAGCTGGACGCGAAGACGACGATCGATGCCGTGGCTCTCAAGGCTGCCGGCGTTATCCGTCGCGTCAAGGACGGCGTCCGGATCCTGTCCGACGGCGAAATCTCGGCGAAGCTGACCCTCGAAGTCGCAGGCGCTTCCAAGTCTGCTGTCGAGAAGATCGAGAAGGCTGGCGGCTCCATCAAGCTTTTGGCTGCCGCACCTGTCGCAGCTTCGGAATAA
- the secY gene encoding preprotein translocase subunit SecY → MASAAEQLASNLNFSTFAKAEDLKKRLWFTLGALLVYRLGTHIPLPGLNPAAYAQAFQGQAGGILGLFNMFSGGAVQRMAIFALGIMPYISASIIVQLMTSVVPALENLKKEGEQGRKIINQYTRYGTVLLGTLQAYGIAVGLESGNGLVVQPGVFFIVSTVITLLGGTMFLMWLGEQITSRGIGNGISLIIFAGIAAGLPSALAGTLELGRTGALSTALILLVLVVAVAVIALIVFVERAQRRLLIQYPKRQVGNRMFQGDTSHLPLKLNTSGVIPAIFASSLLLLPATLAGFANTAGMPVWATSIVAALGHGRPLYMVLYALMIAFFAFFYTAIVFNPKDTADNLKKHGGFIPGIRPGERTAEYIDYVLTRITVVGAIYLVVVCILPEILVSQTGIPLALGGTSLLIVVSVTLDTVAQIQGHLIAQQYEGLIKKSKLRGGKRGR, encoded by the coding sequence ATGGCGTCTGCAGCGGAACAATTGGCATCCAATCTCAACTTTTCAACCTTTGCCAAGGCAGAGGATCTGAAAAAGCGGCTTTGGTTCACGCTCGGTGCGTTGCTTGTCTATCGCCTCGGCACCCATATCCCCCTTCCAGGCCTTAATCCTGCTGCCTATGCCCAGGCTTTCCAGGGCCAGGCGGGCGGCATCCTCGGTCTTTTCAACATGTTTTCCGGTGGCGCTGTCCAGCGCATGGCGATCTTCGCTCTCGGCATCATGCCCTACATCTCCGCTTCGATTATCGTGCAGCTGATGACTTCGGTCGTTCCCGCGCTCGAAAACCTGAAGAAGGAAGGCGAACAGGGCCGCAAGATCATCAATCAATACACGCGCTACGGCACGGTGCTGCTCGGCACGCTGCAAGCCTATGGCATCGCGGTGGGGCTTGAGAGCGGTAACGGACTTGTCGTCCAGCCCGGCGTCTTCTTTATCGTCTCCACGGTCATCACGCTGCTCGGCGGCACGATGTTCCTGATGTGGCTCGGTGAACAGATCACCTCGCGCGGTATCGGCAACGGCATTTCGCTGATCATCTTCGCCGGCATTGCAGCTGGCCTGCCATCGGCCTTGGCTGGCACGCTGGAACTCGGACGCACCGGCGCACTTTCGACCGCACTCATTCTCCTGGTCCTCGTCGTTGCCGTTGCGGTTATCGCCCTCATCGTCTTCGTGGAGCGCGCCCAGCGTCGTCTTTTGATCCAGTATCCGAAGCGCCAGGTCGGCAACCGCATGTTCCAGGGCGATACCTCGCACCTGCCGCTGAAGCTCAATACATCGGGCGTCATCCCGGCTATCTTCGCTTCCTCGCTGCTGCTTCTGCCAGCGACGCTCGCAGGTTTTGCCAACACCGCCGGAATGCCTGTCTGGGCAACGTCGATCGTCGCAGCCCTCGGCCACGGTCGTCCGCTCTACATGGTGCTCTATGCGCTGATGATCGCCTTCTTCGCGTTCTTCTATACGGCCATCGTCTTCAATCCGAAGGACACGGCCGATAATCTCAAGAAGCACGGCGGGTTCATTCCCGGCATTCGCCCGGGTGAGCGCACGGCTGAATACATTGACTATGTGTTGACCCGCATCACCGTGGTCGGCGCCATCTACCTCGTGGTTGTCTGCATTCTGCCGGAAATCCTCGTTTCTCAGACAGGCATCCCGCTCGCCCTCGGCGGCACTTCACTCTTGATCGTCGTCAGTGTGACGCTTGACACGGTAGCGCAGATCCAGGGTCACCTGATCGCGCAGCAGTATGAAGGTCTGATCAAGAAGTCGAAGTTGCGCGGAGGAAAGCGGGGGAGATGA
- a CDS encoding adenylate kinase: MRLILLGPPGAGKGTQAQRIVEKYGIPQLSTGDMLRAAVSAGTEVGKRAKAVMDAGKLVSDEIVNAIISERIDAEDCAKGFILDGFPRTLVQADATEKMLAAKGMQLSGVVEIKVDDVVLADRVSGRYTCANCGAGYHDTNLKPKVEGVCDRCGSTHFKRRPDDTRETVVTRMQAYYKETAPLIGYYYAKKMLHSVDGMADIDHVTAEVEKILSSL, translated from the coding sequence ATGAGACTTATCCTTTTGGGACCACCGGGCGCCGGCAAGGGTACCCAGGCTCAGCGTATAGTCGAAAAGTACGGTATCCCGCAGCTCTCCACCGGCGACATGCTGCGTGCGGCAGTCTCGGCGGGCACTGAAGTCGGCAAGCGCGCCAAGGCTGTCATGGATGCCGGCAAGCTGGTGTCCGACGAGATCGTCAATGCGATCATCTCGGAGCGCATTGACGCCGAAGATTGTGCCAAGGGCTTCATCCTGGACGGCTTTCCGCGCACGCTGGTGCAGGCCGATGCCACCGAGAAGATGCTCGCTGCCAAGGGCATGCAGCTCTCGGGTGTCGTCGAGATCAAGGTCGATGACGTCGTGCTCGCGGACCGGGTTTCCGGACGCTATACCTGCGCCAACTGCGGTGCGGGTTATCACGACACCAACCTGAAGCCGAAGGTCGAGGGTGTCTGCGATCGCTGTGGTTCGACGCACTTCAAGCGCCGCCCTGACGATACGCGCGAAACCGTGGTGACGCGCATGCAGGCCTACTATAAGGAAACGGCGCCTTTGATTGGCTACTACTATGCCAAGAAAATGCTTCATTCGGTTGACGGCATGGCGGATATCGATCATGTCACAGCAGAAGTCGAAAAGATTCTCTCCAGCCTTTGA
- the rpsM gene encoding 30S ribosomal protein S13, whose amino-acid sequence MARIAGVNIPTAKRVVIALTYIHGIGQKFAQEIVTKVGIPAERRVHQLTDAEVLQIRETIDRDYQVEGDLRRETSMNIKRLMDLGCYRGLRHRRGLPVRGQRTHTNARTRKGPAKAIAGKKK is encoded by the coding sequence GTGGCACGTATCGCTGGCGTCAACATCCCGACGGCAAAGCGCGTAGTAATTGCGCTGACCTATATTCACGGGATTGGACAGAAGTTTGCGCAGGAAATCGTTACCAAGGTTGGTATCCCGGCTGAGCGCCGCGTTCACCAGCTGACGGATGCCGAAGTCCTGCAGATCCGCGAAACAATCGACCGCGATTACCAGGTCGAAGGCGACCTGCGTCGCGAGACGTCGATGAACATCAAGCGTCTGATGGACCTGGGCTGCTACCGCGGTCTTCGTCATCGTCGCGGCCTGCCGGTTCGCGGTCAGCGCACGCACACCAATGCCCGCACCCGCAAGGGTCCGGCAAAGGCGATTGCTGGCAAGAAGAAGTAA
- the rpsK gene encoding 30S ribosomal protein S11, with amino-acid sequence MGKEAVRIRRRERKNISSGVAHVNSTFNNTMITITDAQGNAIAWSSAGAKGFKGSRKSTPFAAQIAAEDAAKKAQEHGMKSLEVEVCGPGSGRESALRALQAAGFMITSIRDVTPIPHNGCRPRKKRRV; translated from the coding sequence ATGGGCAAGGAAGCCGTCCGCATTCGCCGTCGCGAACGCAAGAACATCTCGTCGGGCGTTGCGCACGTCAACTCGACGTTCAACAACACGATGATCACCATCACCGATGCGCAGGGCAATGCGATTGCCTGGTCGTCTGCTGGCGCCAAGGGCTTCAAGGGCTCGCGCAAGTCGACACCGTTCGCAGCGCAGATCGCCGCTGAAGATGCTGCCAAGAAGGCGCAGGAACATGGCATGAAGTCGCTTGAAGTCGAAGTTTGCGGTCCAGGTTCGGGTCGTGAGTCGGCTCTGCGCGCGCTCCAGGCTGCCGGTTTCATGATCACGTCGATCCGCGATGTGACCCCGATCCCGCACAACGGTTGCCGCCCACGCAAGAAGCGTCGCGTATAA
- a CDS encoding DNA-directed RNA polymerase subunit alpha has protein sequence MIQKNWQELIKPNKVEFSSGGRTKVNLVAEPLERGFGLTLGNALRRVLLSSLRGAAVTAVQIDGVLHEFSSIPGVREDVTDIVLNIKEIAIKMDGDDAKRMVVRKQGPGVVTAGDIQTVGDIEILNPDHVICTLDEGAEIRMEFTVNNGKGYVPAERNRAEDAPIGLIPVDSLYSPVKKVSYKVENTREGQVLDYDKLLMAIETDGSISGEDAVAFAARILQDQLGVFVNFDEPQKDVEEETVTELAFNPALLKKVDELELSVRSANCLKNDNIVYIGDLIQKTEAEMLRTPNFGRKSLNEIKEVLASMGLHLGMEVPAWPPENIEDLAKRYEDQY, from the coding sequence ATGATTCAGAAGAATTGGCAGGAACTGATCAAGCCGAACAAGGTCGAGTTTTCCTCGGGCGGCCGCACAAAGGTCAACCTTGTCGCTGAACCGCTTGAGCGTGGCTTTGGCCTGACGCTCGGCAACGCGCTGCGTCGCGTGCTTCTGTCCTCGCTGCGCGGCGCCGCCGTCACGGCGGTACAGATCGACGGCGTACTGCATGAGTTCTCCTCGATCCCGGGCGTTCGCGAAGACGTTACGGATATCGTTCTGAACATCAAGGAAATCGCCATCAAGATGGACGGCGACGATGCCAAGCGCATGGTCGTTCGCAAGCAGGGTCCAGGCGTTGTCACCGCCGGCGACATCCAGACGGTCGGCGACATCGAGATCCTCAACCCGGATCACGTCATCTGCACGCTCGACGAAGGCGCTGAAATCCGCATGGAATTCACCGTCAACAACGGCAAGGGCTATGTTCCGGCAGAGCGCAATCGTGCGGAAGACGCACCGATTGGTCTCATCCCGGTAGACAGCCTCTACTCGCCGGTCAAGAAAGTGTCCTACAAGGTGGAAAACACCCGCGAAGGCCAGGTTCTCGATTACGACAAGTTGCTGATGGCCATCGAAACGGACGGCTCGATCTCCGGTGAAGATGCAGTCGCTTTCGCGGCCCGCATCTTGCAGGACCAGCTCGGCGTTTTCGTCAACTTCGACGAACCGCAGAAGGATGTCGAAGAAGAGACAGTCACCGAACTGGCCTTCAACCCGGCTCTCCTCAAGAAGGTGGACGAACTGGAACTGTCTGTCCGCTCGGCAAACTGCCTGAAGAACGACAACATCGTCTATATCGGCGACCTTATTCAGAAGACCGAAGCCGAAATGCTCCGCACTCCGAATTTCGGCCGCAAGTCGCTGAACGAAATCAAGGAAGTTCTCGCTTCCATGGGCCTGCATCTCGGCATGGAAGTGCCGGCCTGGCCCCCAGAGAACATCGAAGATCTCGCCAAGCGCTACGAAGATCAGTACTGA
- the rplQ gene encoding 50S ribosomal protein L17, whose product MRHGMVGRKLNRTASHRKAMFANMAASLILHEQITTTLPKAKEIRPIVEKLVTLGKRGDLHARRQAISQIRDVAVVSKLFDAIATRYATRNGGYLRIMKAGFRMGDNAAMAVVEFVDRDIAAKGAGDKARVAAEEAAEAAAA is encoded by the coding sequence ATGCGCCATGGTATGGTAGGCCGCAAGCTGAATAGAACTGCAAGTCACCGCAAGGCAATGTTTGCCAACATGGCGGCTTCGCTCATCCTGCATGAGCAGATCACCACGACCTTGCCGAAGGCAAAGGAAATCCGCCCGATCGTTGAAAAGCTGGTCACGCTCGGCAAGCGCGGCGACCTGCACGCTCGTCGTCAGGCCATCTCGCAGATCCGCGACGTCGCTGTCGTATCGAAGCTGTTCGATGCAATCGCTACCCGTTACGCCACCCGCAACGGCGGCTACCTTCGCATCATGAAGGCTGGCTTCCGCATGGGTGACAACGCCGCCATGGCCGTCGTCGAGTTCGTCGACCGCGACATCGCTGCCAAGGGCGCCGGCGACAAGGCCCGCGTTGCAGCCGAAGAAGCTGCCGAAGCTGCTGCCGCTTAA
- a CDS encoding DUF817 domain-containing protein, producing the protein MLPAIDRHLIEIRAAPHLRGTKRFLIELVYFGIKEARACLFAGLFFLAIFTVPRGGIFHIPRYDVLLLVALSIQFWMVASKLESIDELKAICFFYVIGFALEVFKTSSSIHSWAYPDFAYSKLFGVPLFSGFMYAAVGSYVIQAWRLLALRVRHHPPYWMAAVLSLAIYLNFFTHHYIADYRWYIAACTIGLYSRTSVTFRPYDRDRRMPLLLAFALIGFFVWLFENFSTFFGIWRYPSQLGEWSAVNIGIWSSWSLVVIMTFTIVVYLRHIREDIHIPE; encoded by the coding sequence CTGCTTCCGGCCATCGACAGGCATCTCATCGAAATACGTGCAGCGCCGCATCTGAGGGGAACCAAGCGCTTTCTCATAGAACTCGTCTATTTTGGTATCAAGGAAGCACGTGCATGTCTCTTTGCTGGCCTCTTTTTCTTGGCCATCTTCACAGTCCCGCGCGGCGGCATTTTTCATATTCCCCGATATGACGTGCTGCTGCTGGTTGCCTTGTCCATCCAGTTCTGGATGGTCGCCAGCAAACTGGAAAGCATTGATGAGTTGAAGGCGATCTGCTTCTTTTACGTTATCGGTTTCGCTCTCGAGGTCTTCAAAACATCGAGCAGCATCCATTCATGGGCATATCCGGACTTTGCCTATAGCAAGCTGTTCGGCGTGCCATTGTTTTCCGGATTCATGTACGCTGCCGTAGGCAGTTACGTAATACAGGCGTGGCGCCTCCTCGCACTACGAGTTAGGCATCATCCACCATACTGGATGGCAGCTGTGCTCTCGCTGGCAATTTACCTGAACTTCTTCACACACCACTACATCGCCGACTATCGCTGGTACATTGCCGCGTGTACGATTGGACTTTATTCGCGGACTTCAGTCACGTTCCGCCCGTATGATCGGGACCGGCGGATGCCCCTTCTGTTGGCTTTTGCCCTGATCGGCTTCTTCGTCTGGCTTTTCGAAAATTTCAGCACCTTCTTCGGGATATGGCGCTATCCGAGCCAACTCGGCGAGTGGTCCGCTGTCAACATTGGCATATGGAGTTCATGGTCGCTCGTCGTCATCATGACGTTCACCATCGTTGTCTATCTCAGGCATATCAGGGAAGATATCCACATACCCGAATAG
- a CDS encoding DUF2809 domain-containing protein, with amino-acid sequence MGIAIIAAGLALRRYGYGLNLPFVVVKYGGSALWGAMVYFLIAVLAPNSRRASIACAAMVISTAVELFRLYHTPPLDAFRLTAGGALLLGRVFSLTNIIVYGIGIVAASAFDRFLAARSPILPK; translated from the coding sequence ATGGGAATTGCCATCATTGCTGCAGGTCTGGCGTTGCGGCGATATGGCTATGGGCTTAACCTTCCGTTCGTGGTCGTGAAGTATGGCGGCTCGGCACTGTGGGGCGCGATGGTTTATTTCCTGATCGCAGTGCTTGCACCAAACTCGAGACGGGCAAGCATTGCTTGCGCGGCGATGGTGATCTCCACCGCCGTCGAGTTGTTCAGACTCTACCATACACCGCCTCTTGATGCGTTCAGGTTGACTGCTGGCGGTGCCCTGCTTCTCGGACGCGTGTTTTCCCTAACCAATATAATTGTCTACGGCATCGGCATCGTCGCCGCATCTGCGTTCGACAGATTTCTGGCAGCCCGCAGTCCTATCTTGCCAAAGTAG